Proteins from a genomic interval of Rhipicephalus microplus isolate Deutch F79 chromosome 6, USDA_Rmic, whole genome shotgun sequence:
- the LOC119167386 gene encoding uncharacterized protein LOC119167386: protein MASLHQVLLFVSLMVGLAASIPEKCRIPDEDWEVLTERFLAQMPNEYIFRRGSSNTSKGNEVLPGITTGETTLTGLSHLERYGTVRVYCKNAKPRVDVSLVSRAPLKISIPWKYCGGKSGIVATHANHVKVCINFEVDEVENNVTLRPVRVSPKWIETLDVKVDGAGDTVKTVASILGKIMSAFVKDFWIENLPWRMHKVLEQIRK, encoded by the exons ATGGCGTCCTTGCATCAAGTCCTGCTCTTTGTTTCCCTTATGGTCGGGCTGGCGGCTTCAATACCCG AAAAATGTCGCATACCCGACGAAGACTGGGAGGTTCTGACGGAGCGCTTTCTGGCTCAGATGCCAAACGAGTACATTTTTCGTAGAGGATCAAGCAACACGTCCAAGGGCAACGAAGTACTCCCTGGCATCACCACGGGCGAGACTACCTTAACCGGTCTGTCTCATTTGGAGCGCTACGGCACCGTCCGCGTCTACTGCAAGAACGCCAAGCCTCGCGTTGACGTTAGCCTGGTGTCCCGGGCACCACTGAAGATTTCAATCCCTTGGAAGTACTGCGGAGGCAAGTCCGGGATCGTCGCCACACATGCGAATCATGTCAAGGTCTGCATCAACTTCGAGGTGGACGAAGTGGAGAACAACGTGACGCTCCGGCCGGTCCGGGTCTCGCCGAAGTGGATCGAAACCCTGGACGTGAAAGTTGACGGTGCGGGAGACACCGTCAAGACGGTTGCTTCAATCTTGGGAAAGATAATGTCGGCGTTCGTGAAAGATTTCTGGATTGAGAATCTGCCCTGGAGGATGCACAAGGTCCTCGAACAGATTAGGAAGTGA